Proteins from a single region of Streptomyces sp. TN58:
- a CDS encoding PspA/IM30 family protein: MSKQTILGRVTQLAKANINALLDQAEDPQKMLDQLIRDYANNISEADQAVATTIGNLRMLEADHKEDVEAAAEWGSKALAASRKADELRASGATAEADRFDNLAKVALGRQLQSEKEAETAEPTIAAQTVVVDKLKSGLESMRNKLAELQAKRDELVARARTAQAQNTMLDAVKNIDVMDPTSDLGRFEEKVRREEAMALGKQELAASSLDAQFESLEDLGRTSEIEARLAALKQGRAA; encoded by the coding sequence ATGAGCAAGCAGACGATCCTCGGCCGGGTCACCCAGCTCGCCAAGGCCAACATCAACGCGCTGCTGGACCAGGCGGAGGATCCGCAGAAGATGCTGGACCAGCTGATCCGGGACTACGCCAACAACATCTCGGAGGCGGACCAGGCCGTCGCGACGACCATCGGCAACCTGCGGATGCTGGAGGCCGACCACAAGGAGGACGTGGAGGCGGCCGCCGAGTGGGGCTCCAAGGCCCTGGCAGCGAGCCGGAAAGCGGACGAGCTGAGGGCGTCGGGGGCGACGGCGGAGGCCGACCGCTTCGACAACCTGGCGAAGGTGGCGCTGGGGCGGCAGCTGCAGTCGGAGAAGGAGGCCGAGACGGCCGAGCCGACGATCGCCGCACAGACGGTGGTCGTCGACAAGCTCAAGTCGGGCCTGGAGTCGATGCGGAACAAGCTGGCGGAGCTCCAGGCGAAGCGGGACGAGCTGGTGGCCCGGGCGCGGACCGCCCAGGCGCAGAACACGATGCTGGACGCGGTGAAGAACATCGACGTCATGGACCCGACGAGCGACCTGGGCCGCTTCGAGGAGAAGGTACGGCGGGAGGAGGCGATGGCCCTGGGCAAGCAGGAGTTGGCCGCGTCCTCCCTGGACGCCCAGTTCGAGTCGCTGGAGGACCTGGGCCGGACCTCGGAGATCGAGGCCCGCCTGGCCGCCCTCAAGCAGGGCCGCGCCGCTTAG
- a CDS encoding TPM domain-containing protein, with protein sequence MIPPRIEPRSRARVRAGLALAAGLLALGGWGAVQAPSARAEDPVALSQQGQITDLVGALGDREPAVTAALDELYDDRRIQLFVAYVRDFSGRSAQSWADATAQRNGLGRDDVLLAVATGARQYAYSADVDSGFTEAQLAEVARTAIEPPLRQNDWAGAAIGAANGYDAVLGGQPVPAPTITPGPPDPGGGSEGGGAGDFVLPVVAVGAAGALGVYAYRRRKRGEAAAGGRGTTTGPGWPEGAPDRLPLPELDGRAKSLLVETDDAVRTSAEELGFAVAEFGEEAAAPFTAAVEYAEGELTRAFRLRQQLDDAYPEDDAARRRMLDEIVARCTEANRRLDAQAADFDRLRDLERNAPQALAAVEERYLELTGRTTTAEATLTALARRYADSASAPVSSNPEQAKDRLLFAATSLGLAHAAVDAGENGTAAVHVRSAEGAVGQAATLMDAVERRAQELAEAAGKLPGALTETEADLADARGLLTGTAEGASTADLRGRIGRAESVLAVVRQEEAAGRYDPIDVLRRVEEADAALDEALAGVRERESGRQRAAALLDQAMLAARSAAGAATDYITTTRGAVGSQARTRLAEAGRRLERAAALAERDPSEALAQAQQADALARQAQQLAEQDVRAYQDPFAGRRGGGQGGAVLGGIILGEILRGGFGGGGGRGGGGFGGGGGPGSFGGGGTRGRMGGGGRF encoded by the coding sequence GTGATCCCGCCGAGAATCGAGCCGCGCAGCAGAGCACGCGTACGGGCCGGACTCGCCCTGGCCGCCGGACTGCTGGCGCTCGGCGGCTGGGGCGCCGTCCAGGCTCCGAGCGCACGCGCCGAGGACCCCGTCGCCCTGTCGCAGCAGGGGCAGATCACCGACCTCGTCGGCGCGCTCGGCGACCGGGAGCCCGCCGTCACCGCCGCCCTCGACGAGCTGTACGACGACCGGAGGATCCAGCTCTTCGTGGCGTACGTGCGGGACTTCTCCGGTCGCTCCGCCCAGAGCTGGGCGGACGCCACGGCGCAGCGCAACGGCCTGGGCCGGGACGACGTCCTGCTGGCGGTGGCCACCGGGGCCCGCCAGTACGCCTATTCGGCCGATGTCGACTCCGGTTTCACCGAGGCGCAGCTGGCCGAGGTGGCGCGGACCGCCATCGAGCCGCCCCTGCGGCAGAACGACTGGGCCGGCGCGGCGATCGGCGCGGCGAACGGCTACGACGCGGTCCTCGGCGGGCAGCCCGTACCGGCGCCGACCATCACGCCCGGCCCGCCCGACCCCGGCGGCGGGAGCGAGGGCGGCGGCGCCGGGGACTTCGTGCTCCCGGTGGTCGCGGTCGGTGCGGCCGGGGCGCTGGGCGTGTACGCGTACCGGCGCCGCAAGCGCGGGGAGGCGGCGGCCGGCGGGCGCGGGACGACGACCGGGCCCGGCTGGCCCGAGGGGGCGCCCGACCGCCTGCCGCTGCCGGAACTGGACGGCCGCGCGAAGTCGCTGCTGGTGGAGACGGACGACGCGGTCCGCACCAGCGCGGAGGAACTGGGCTTCGCCGTCGCCGAGTTCGGCGAGGAGGCGGCGGCTCCCTTCACGGCGGCCGTGGAGTACGCCGAGGGCGAGCTGACGCGCGCCTTCCGGCTGCGCCAGCAGCTCGACGACGCCTACCCGGAGGACGACGCCGCCCGGCGCCGGATGCTGGACGAGATCGTGGCCCGCTGCACCGAGGCGAACCGGCGGCTGGACGCCCAGGCCGCGGACTTCGACCGGCTGCGGGACCTGGAGCGGAACGCCCCGCAGGCCTTGGCGGCCGTCGAGGAGCGCTACCTGGAGCTGACCGGGCGCACCACCACCGCCGAGGCGACGCTGACCGCGCTGGCCCGGCGGTACGCGGACTCCGCCTCCGCGCCGGTCTCCTCCAATCCCGAACAGGCCAAGGACCGGCTGCTGTTCGCGGCGACCAGCCTGGGGCTGGCGCACGCGGCGGTCGACGCCGGCGAGAACGGCACGGCGGCGGTGCACGTACGGTCCGCCGAGGGCGCGGTGGGTCAGGCGGCGACCTTGATGGACGCGGTGGAGCGGCGGGCGCAGGAGCTGGCGGAGGCGGCCGGAAAGCTGCCGGGCGCGCTGACGGAGACGGAGGCCGACCTCGCGGACGCCCGCGGGCTGCTGACCGGCACCGCCGAGGGCGCCTCGACGGCGGACCTGCGCGGGCGCATCGGCCGCGCCGAGTCGGTACTGGCCGTCGTACGGCAGGAGGAGGCGGCCGGCCGGTACGACCCGATCGACGTGCTGCGCCGGGTGGAGGAGGCCGACGCGGCACTGGACGAGGCCCTGGCCGGGGTGCGGGAGCGGGAGTCGGGCCGGCAGCGGGCGGCGGCCCTCCTCGACCAGGCCATGCTGGCGGCGCGCAGTGCGGCCGGCGCCGCGACCGACTACATCACCACGACCCGGGGTGCGGTGGGCAGCCAGGCCCGCACACGGCTGGCGGAGGCGGGCCGGCGGCTGGAGCGGGCGGCGGCGCTGGCGGAGCGCGACCCGTCGGAGGCGCTGGCGCAGGCCCAGCAGGCGGACGCGCTGGCGCGGCAGGCGCAGCAGCTGGCGGAGCAGGACGTACGGGCGTACCAGGACCCGTTCGCGGGCCGGCGCGGCGGCGGGCAGGGCGGCGCCGTCCTCGGCGGGATCATCCTCGGCGAGATCCTGCGGGGCGGCTTCGGGGGTGGCGGCGGCAGGGGCGGCGGAGGCTTCGGCGGGGGCGGGGGACCGGGGTCCTTCGGCGGCGGCGGCACCCGGGGCCGCATGGGCGGTGGCGGCCGCTTCTGA
- a CDS encoding succinate dehydrogenase/fumarate reductase iron-sulfur subunit: protein MSTYEASFRIWRGDAEGGALGDFTVEVHDGEVVLDIVHRLQATQVPDLAVRWNCKAGKCGSCSAEVNGRPRLMCMTRMSTFERTETITITPLRAFPVVRDLVTDVSFNYEKAREVPAFVPPEGVAPGAYRMQQIDVERSQEFRKCIECFLCQDTCHVVRDHEENKSAFAGPRFLMRVAELDMHPLDAAAEAGLDRRRTAQEEHGLGYCNITKCCTEVCPEGIRITDNALIPLKERAVDRKYDPLVWLGSRIGRRKG, encoded by the coding sequence ATGAGCACGTACGAGGCGAGCTTCCGGATCTGGCGGGGCGACGCGGAGGGCGGGGCGCTCGGGGACTTCACCGTCGAGGTGCACGACGGCGAGGTGGTCCTGGACATCGTCCACCGGCTGCAGGCCACCCAGGTCCCGGACCTGGCGGTGCGGTGGAACTGCAAGGCGGGCAAGTGCGGCTCGTGCAGCGCGGAGGTCAACGGCCGGCCCCGGCTGATGTGCATGACGCGCATGTCGACCTTCGAGCGGACCGAGACGATCACGATCACGCCGCTGCGCGCCTTCCCCGTCGTCCGGGACCTGGTCACGGACGTGTCCTTCAACTACGAGAAGGCACGGGAGGTGCCGGCCTTCGTGCCGCCCGAGGGGGTGGCGCCGGGCGCGTACCGGATGCAGCAGATCGACGTGGAACGCTCGCAGGAGTTCAGGAAGTGCATCGAGTGCTTCCTGTGCCAGGACACCTGTCACGTGGTGCGTGACCACGAGGAGAACAAGTCGGCCTTCGCCGGTCCGCGCTTCCTGATGCGGGTGGCGGAGCTGGACATGCACCCGCTGGACGCGGCCGCGGAGGCGGGGCTCGACCGCAGGCGGACCGCGCAGGAGGAGCACGGGCTCGGCTACTGCAACATCACCAAGTGCTGTACGGAGGTCTGCCCCGAGGGCATCAGGATCACCGACAACGCGCTGATCCCGCTGAAGGAGCGGGCGGTGGACCGCAAGTACGACCCGCTGGTGTGGCTGGGCAGCAGGATCGGCCGCCGCAAGGGCTAG